Proteins encoded together in one Amblyomma americanum isolate KBUSLIRL-KWMA chromosome 1, ASM5285725v1, whole genome shotgun sequence window:
- the LOC144133355 gene encoding uncharacterized protein LOC144133355 — translation METETDLSMQNISHLIEENGRLKQRLASLEEECSAAKQKAGELENKHTNHAIITKEVVMQSAKTVKFYTGFVSTAMFTAFLQFVLSAWKPSCATWLDAETQLIMVLMRLRLGLLTQDLSCRFGISNATVSSIFHAWLDVLAANMTKLIIWPSRQTLQANRPAAFQDPFFDGVTGIIDCTEVFIQRPILMTARSQTYSHYKRHNTVKILVVISPSGAISFVSKAWGGRTPDKEITLRSGLLDKVKEGDVFLVDRGFRCGEMFAARGATLLMPSQTKNRAQLPGAEVTTSRKVSSVRIHVERAIQRLKVFRIFQTVLPLNFVKRTGDKNLATIDKVVVVCSALVNLQTPIIKNSQRRSAS, via the coding sequence ATGGAAACAGAAACTGATCTCAGCATGCAGAATATATCCCATCTTATTGAAGAGAATGGCAGGCTTAAGCAGCGTTTGGCCTCTCTGGAGGAAGAGTGTTCAGCAGCTAAGCAAAAGGCTGgtgaacttgaaaacaagcataCAAACCATGCTATTATAACCAAAGAAGTGGTAATGCAGTCAGCCAAAACAGTAAAGTTTTACACAGGGTTTGTATCTACAGCCATGTTCACTGCTTTTCTGCAGTTTGTGCTGTCAGCATGGAAGCCGTCATGTGCCACATGGCTTGATGCAGAAACACAACTCATCATGGTACTCATGAGACTTCGTTTGGGTCTCCTTACCCAAGATTTGTCATGCAGATTTGGCATCTCAAATGCCACTGTCAGTTCAATTTTTCATGCATGGCTTGATGTTCTTGCTGCAAACATGACAAAGTTGATAATCTGGCCTTCCCGACAGACACTTCAAGCTAATCGGCCAGCGGCGTTTCAGGACCCTTTTTTTGATGGTGTAACTGGCATCATTGATTGTACTGAAGTATTCATACAAAGGCCGATATTAATGACAGCAAGGAGCCAGACATATTCTCATTACAAACGCCATAATACAGTAAAAATACTAGTTGTAATATCACCTTCAGGAGCAATAAGTTTCGTATCAAAAGCATGGGGAGGCAGGACGCCTGACAAGGAGATTACTCTACGCAGTGGTCTCCTAGACAAGGTCAAGGAAGGGGATGTTTTTCTTGTTGACCGAGGATTTAGATGCGGTGAGATGTTTGCTGCACGAGGTGCAACACTTCTCATGCCATCACAGACTAAGAATCGTGCCCAGCTACCTGGTGCTGAGGTCACAACGTCTAGGAAAGTCTCTAGCGTGCGCATCCATGTTGAAAGGgccatacaaagattgaaagtttTCAGAATTTTCCAGACTGTGCTGCCTTTGAATTTCGTGAAGAGGACTGGCGACAAGAACCTCGCAACCATAGATAAAGTGGTGGTGGTGTGCTCTGCTTTAGTTAATCTGCAAACCCCTATCATTAAGAATTCTCAGCGCAGAAGTGCTTCATAA